Sequence from the Exiguobacterium aurantiacum genome:
CTCGGCTCGCAGCCGTGACACCCGTCACCGTCCTCATCCGCGGTGAGTCGGGAACGGGCAAAGAGCTGTTCGCCCATGCCATCCACGGGGAGTCTCCGCGCAAATATAAGAAATTCGTCCGTGTCAACTGTGCCGCCATCTCACCGACACTCCTCGAGAGCGAACTGTTCGGTTATGAGGACGGTGCCTTCAGTGGGGCGAAGCGAGGCGGCAAGGTAGGGTATTTCGAAGAGGCCGATGGCGGTTCGCTCTTCCTCGATGAGATTGGCGAGTTGCCGGTCGACGTCCAAGTCAAACTGCTCCGTGTCCTCCAGGAACATGAGATTGTCCGAGTTGGTGGCACGAGTGCGATCCCAGTCGATGTGCGCATCATCGCGGCGACGAACGCCGACCTCGAACTGAAAGTGGCTGACGGGACGTTCCGCGAAGACCTGTATTACCGGATTAATCGGATGCCGATCCATATTCCGCCGCTCCGGGACCGGCTCGAGGAAATTGAGCCGCTCTGTGAGCGCATCGTCCGTAAGTTGAACCAAGAATATGGCCGCAGCGTGCGCGGTGTGAACCTAGAGGCGACCGAGCTATTGAAAAGCCAGTATTGGAAAGGCAACGTCCGTGAACTCGAGAACGTGCTCGGCCGGGCGATGATCTATATGGCGAGCACCGAGCAATGGATCGCCCCGCACCATCTCCAACTGTCACCGCGCGTCACATCGACGCGACCGACGGACGCGCTCTCTTTACACGATGCCGTCGCGCGTTATGAACGGGATTTGATTGAACGAGCGATCGAAGATGCGGACGGAAATAAGTCGGAAGCGGCTCGTCGCTTACACATCTCCATCCGGACGTTGTATAATAAACTTGAACGTCTGCAATAAATTGCCTGCAACTTTATTCACGCTATGTAAAAATATGCAGAATCATTGACCGGTTGAAGCGCTTTCAAAAGTGGAAACAAACTTGCATAAGAATAAGTGAAGACAGGCAAGGGGGGGACATGCATGAATTTTGAACGGATGCTCGATCAAGCGAAACAGTTAGACGGGCGAACCGTCTCGATCGCGGGGGCGGCCGACGTAGAAGTCATCCGCGCCGTCAAGCTCGCGACCGATCACGGATTATCTCGGTTCAAACTAATCGGGGATGCCCGAGAGATCAAACGATTATGTGACGAACACGACATCGATGAGGACGCGGTCGATATCATCCACGTCAAGGGCGACAAGAATATTGCCAAACGGGCGACGCTCGCCGTCAGGACCGGAGAAGCCGACGTGCTCATGAAAGGTATGGTGGCGACATCGACGTTCATGAAAGCGGTGCTAAGCCGAGAGACGGGACTTCGGACGAACCGGACGCTCAGCCATATCGCTTTGTTCCAAATCCCGAATCGGGAACGGCTGATCGGAGTGACCGATGCGGCGATCCATATCGCTCCGACACTCGATGAGAAAGTCGAGATTATCCACAACGCCGTCGCGGCGATGCATGACATCGGTTACGCGTCGCCGAAAGTGGCCGCAATCGGGGCGGTCGAGGTCGTCAACCCGCAGATGACGGCGACACTCGACGCTGCGCTGCTCAGTCAGATGAACCGGCGCGGACAAATCAAAGGTTGTGTCGTCGATGGACCGCTCGCGCTCGATAACGCCGTCGACATGGTCGCGGCCAAACAAAAAGGCATCGCTAGCGAAGTCGCCGGGCAAGCCGACTTATTGCTCGTCCCATACATAGAGGTCGGCAACGTCCTTTATAAGTCGATGATGTACTTTGCCGGAGCGAGCGTGGCGGCCATCGTCGTCGGCGCGGCCGCACCGGTCGTCTTGACGAGCCGGGCCGACACGGCCGAGGCCAAACTGTACTCACTCGCGTTCGCGCTCTTGCACGCCAAAAAATAAATTTATGGAGGAATCATCAATGATGGAAACAAACATGGAACCACGCTTTCGTATTTTCGACGTCTTACAGGCTGAGGATTATGAGCAAATCGTCTTCTGCCAAGACCAGGCGTCAGGATTAAAGGCGATTATCGCGATTCACGATACGACGCTCGGACCGGCTCTCGGGGGGCTGCGCATGTGGAACTATGCGTCGGAAGAAGAAGCGCTTACGGACGTCCTTCGTTTGGCAAAAGGGATGACGTATAAAAACGCGGCTGCGGGACTTAACCTCGGCGGCGGCAAGGCCGTCATCATCGGGAACGCGAAGACGGACAAGTCCGAGGCGCTGTTCCGGGCGTTCGGTCGTTACGTGCAATCACTCAGCGGTCGCTACATCACGGCCGAGGACGTCAACACGACGGTCGCTGATATGGACTTCATCCACATGGAGACCGATTATGTGACCGGCGTCAGCCCAGCGTTCGGATCGAGCGGCAATCCGTCGCCGGTGACGGCGTACGGCGTTTACCGCGGCATGAAGGCGGCGGCGAAATGGAAGTTCGGTTCGGACTCGCTCGCTGGGAAGACGGTCGCCGTCCAAGGGGTCGGGAACGTCGCCTACAACTTGTGCCGTCATTTACACGAGGAAGGGGCGCACTTGGTCGTGACCGACATTAACGAAGAGGCGCTCAAGCGGGCCGAGACGGACTTCGGAGCGACAGTCGTCAAGCCGGATGAGATCTATGCGGTCGATTGCGACATCTTCGCGCCGTGTGCACTTGGAGCGGTCATCAATGACAAGACGATTCCAATGCTCAAAGCCCAAATCGTGGCCGGTGCGGCCAACAACCAACTCGCTGAGGACCGTCATGGGGACGTGTTAGAAGAGCGCGGCATCCTCTATGCGCCAGACTTCGTCATCAACGCGGGCGGCGTCATCAACGTGGCCGACGAGCTCGAAGGCTATAACCGCGAGCGGGCGATGAAGAAAGTCGAGCTCATTTACGACAACATGCAGCGCGTCTTCGAGATTGCTGAGCGCGATGGTGTCCCGACGCATGTCGCGGCCGAGAAGATGGCCGAAGAGCGCATCCAGATGATGTCACGGTCGCGCAGCCAGTTCTTGAAAGTCGAAAAGAGCTTGTTAGGTGGGCGCTGAGATGACACGACAGCTCATTCTCGCCATCAACCCGGGTTCGACTTCGACAAAGGTCGGTTTGTTTGACGGAACGGACGAGATCATGTCTCGTACCGTCCGTCATGGGGCCGACGTCACAGGATTGTCACTTCCGGAGCAACTGCCACATCGGGAACGCGAAGTGCGGGACTTATTGGCCGAGACGGGCATCGCGGGCGAGGAGTTGTCCGCGATCGTCGGTCGCGGCGGTTTGCTCGCCCCGATGACATCGGGGACGTACGCCGTCAACCCGCTCATGCGGGAAGATTTGGCGAGCGGACGCTTCGGTATGCATGCCTCGAATTTGGGCGGTTTGCTCGCACACAAGCTCGGTGATTTATTTCAAGTGCCGAATTTCATCGTTGACCCGGTCGTCGTCGACGAGCTCGGACCGCTCGCGCGGGCGACAGGAATGCCTGAAATCAATCGGCGCAGCATCTTTCACGCCTTGAACCAGAAGGCGGTCGCGAAACGTTTTGCGGCTGAAAATGGAAGCGATTACAACGAACTTAACTTGGTCATCGCCCACCTCGGTGGCGGTATCACGGTCGGCGCCCATGCCAAAGGAAAAGTCATCGATGTAAACAATGGGCTCGATGGCGACGGCCCGCTCGCCCCGGAACGGGCAGGTTCAATTCCTGTTGGACAGGTAGTAGAACTATGTTATAGTACCAGGTATAAAGAGTCGGAAATGAAACAGAAAATCGTCGGACGCGGAGGACTGTTTGCCCACCTCGGGACGTTCGACGCGATCGAGATCGAACAGCGCATGGCAGATGGTGATGAACAGGCCGCTCTTCTTTATGAGACGATGGCATACCGCGTCGCCCAAGAGATCGCCAAACATGGCGCTACGCTGCGCGGCGACGTCGATGCGATTTTGTTGACGGGCGGCATCGCCTATTCGACTTGGCTGACCGAGCAAATCAGTGCCCGCGTCGGCTATTTGGCGCCGGTCCACATCTATCCGGGTGAAGATGAGCTGAAGGCACTCGCCGAAGGAGCTTTCCGGGCCATCCGACATGAAGAAGCAGTTCGAGAATATGAGGGGGATACACATGGCACGAGAATTTGAAATCGTCGTCATCGGCGGCGGTCCTGGCGGATATGTCGCGGCCATCAAGGCGGCCCAAGCCGGTAAAACTGTCGCAATCGTGGAGGCTGAGAAACTTGGCGGGACATGTCTACATAAAGGCTGCATCCCGACGAAGGCGTTGTTGAAAGCGGCCCACGTCTATCAGACGGCGAAACACGGGAGCGCGTACGGTGTCGAGACAGGGGCCGTCACGTTCAACATGGAACGGGCCCAGTCGTTCAAACGAGACTTGGTCGCAGGATTAGAGAAAGGCATCGAGCATTTGATGAAGCAAGGCAAAATCGAAGTGTTCCGCGGCAAAGCGTCCATCTTAGGGCCGAGCATCTTCTCACCGCAGCCGGGAACGGTCGCGGTCGAAGACGCCTCGGGCGAGTCCGAGCTTATCTTGCCGAACCAGCTCATCATCGCGACAGGATCGATTCCGCGCGAACTGCCTGGCCTCCCGTTTGACCATACACGCATCTTGAACTCGGATGACCTGCTCCAGTTCGAACAGTTGCCGGACTCAATCGCCATCGTCGGCGGTGGCGTCATCGGTGTCGAATGGGCCTCGATGCTCATCGACTTAGATGTAAACGTCACTTTGATCGAAGTCGGGGAGCGTCTGTTGCCGCTCGAAGACAAAGCGGTGTCACGAGAAGTCGAACGGCTCCTCAAAAAGCGCGGCGTAAAAGTGAAAAAGAACGTGACGGTCGACCCAGAACGGACGATTGTGTCCTCGGACGATGTCGCACTCGCCGTCGGGGATGAGACGATTTCGGTCGACTGCGTCCTCGTCTCGGTCGGACGGGTCGCCAATACGGAGCATCTCGGCTTACAGAACACCTCGATTGTCGTCGAGAACGGTGTCATCCAAGTCGATGAACAGTATCGGACGAAAGAACGTCACATCTTCGCCATTGGAGACTGCATCGGCAAACTCCAGCTCGCCCATGTCGCCTCGGCGGAAGGGGTGAAGGCGGTCGAGACGATTCTCGGCCACGAGCCGACACCGCTCGATTACGCCTTGATCCCACGTTGCGTCTATGGGGTGCCGGAAGTCGCATCGGTCGGCATGACCGAGGAAACAGCCAAAGCGGCCGGACATGAAGTCAAGACGGGCACGTATCGTTTCAACGGCCTCGGCAAGGCCCGCATCGAAGGGCAAGCGGATGGGTTCGTCAAACTTGTATCGGACAAGGAAACCGACGACCTGCTCGGGGTGCACATCGTCGGACCGAAAGCGACAGAATTAATCACAGAAGGCGGACTCGCTCTCGTCTTGAACGCCACGGCATGGGAAATGGGCCAGCTCGTCCATCCTCACCCGGCGCTGAGCGAAGCGTTCCAAGAGGCGGCACTGGCCGTCGACGGATTACCGATTCACGCCTAAGGAGGAAACAGAATGGAACAGATGACTGTGAATTCATATGAGGAACTAGGGTTGACGAAACAAGACCTCGGTGCGATGTACGAGACGATGGTCCGTGCCCGTAAAATCGATGAGCGCATGTGGAAATTAAACCGTGCCGGAAAAATCCCGTTCGTCGTCTCGTGTCAAGGACAAGAGGCGGCCCAAGTCGGTGCGGCGTTCGCGCTCGAGAAAGGGACGGACTACATCCTCCCGTATTACCGGGATGTCGCCGTCGTCTTACACTTCGGACAGACGGCCCGCGACTTGATGTTGTCGGCGTTCGCCAAGGCGGAGGACCCGAACTCGGGCGGTCGTCAAATGCCGGGCCATTTCGGTTCGAAACAGCACCGCATCGTGACGGGCTCGTCTCCGGTGACGACGCAAGTGCCGCATGCGGTCGGTGTGGCACTCGCCGCCAAACTGAAAAAAGAAGAGCTCGTCACGTTCGTCTCGTTCGGTGAAGGCTCGTCGAACCAAGGGGACTTCCACGAAGGCGCGAACTTCGCGGGTGTCCATAAATTGCCGGTGATCTTGTTCTGTGAGAACAACAAATATGCCATCTCGGTACCGCTCTCGAAGCAGCTCGCCTGTGAGCGCGTGTCGGACCGGGCCAAAGGTTACGGCATGCCTGGCGTCACGGTCGATGGGACAGATCCGATCGCCGTCTATGTCGTCGTGAAAGAAGCCCGTGCCCGCGCCCTTCGCGGTGAAGGCCCGACACTCATCGAAGCCGAGGTCGAACGTCTCGTACCGCATTCGTCGGATGACGATGACAAAGCGTACCGCTCGGTCGAAGAGTTGGCTAACCTGAAGAATCGCGACGGGAATCAATTGTTCCGGAAGCGTTTGATCGAGGACGGCGTCATGACCGAGGAAGAACTCGCAGAGATCGAGGCGAACGTCGATCGTGAAGTCAATGAGGCGACTGCTTACGCCGACAAGGCACCATATGCGTCTCCTGAATCGACGATGGACCATGTGTACGAGGGGGAAATGTGATGAAAACGTTTATTGAAGCGATCAATGAAGCGATCCATGAAGAGATGGAACGCGATGAGAACGTCTTCGTGCTCGGGGAAGATGTCGGTGTCCGTGGCGGTGTGTTCCGCGCGACGCAAGGCTTGATTGAGAAGTATGGTGAGGACCGCGTCATCGATGCGCCGCTCGCCGAGAGTGCGATCGCAGGTGTCGGGATCGGGGCGGCCATGTACGGCATGCGTCCGATCGCCGAAATGCAATTCGCCGACTTCATCATGCCGGCGGTCAACCAAATCGTCTCCGAAGCGGCAAAAATCCGCTACCGTTCAAATAACGATTGGACGTGCCCGATGGTCATCCGTGCACCGTTCGGCGGTGGGATTCATGGCGCGCTCTATCATTCTCAATCGGTCGAGGCGATGTTCAATTCGACACCTGGCCTCAAGGTCGTCATCCCGTCCGACCCGGTCGATGCGAAAGGATTGCTCAAGTCAGCCATCCGCTCGAACGACCCGGTCCTCTTCTTCGAACATAAACGGGCGTACCGCCTCTTGAAAGCCGACATTCCGACTGACGACTATACGGTCGAAATCGGCAAGGCCGCCGTCAAACGGGAAGGTGACGACATCACGATTATCACGTACGGTCTGTGCGTCCATATGGCCCAGGAAGCGGCGAAGACGCTCGAAGGCGAAGGCATCAGTACGCACATCCTCGATTTGCGCACGATCTATCCGCTCGACCAAGAGGGGATCGTCGAAGCCGTCAAGAAGACCGGGAAAGTGCTCCTCGTCACCGAGGACAATAAAGAAGGTAGCATCATCGGGGAAGTCGCGGCCATCATCGCGGAGAAAGCGCTGTTCGAACTCGACGCGCCAATCGAGCGTCTGGCGGGACCGGACGTGCCGTCGATGCCGTATGCACCACCGATGGAGAAATTTTTCATCGTATCCCCTGAAAAAATCGCGGAGCGGGCACGTCAGCTCGCCGCCTTTTAAGGAGGGGTCGTATGGAACAGACAATTAAAATGCCACAGCTCGGAGAAAGTGTCACTGAGGGGACGATCACAACGTTTCTCGTCAAACCAGGTGACCGCGTCGAGGAGTATGAGCCGCTCGCCGAGGTCATGACCGATAAAGTAACCGCTGAGATTCCGGCGACGAGCGCCGGTGTCGTGAAACAGATTTTAATCAGTGAAGGCGATACGGTCGCCGTCGGCACACCGGTCCTCGTCATGGAAGTCGAAGGTGCCGAGTCTGCGCCGGCGAAAGCAGAAGTGGAAGTAGAACCGGCACAAGTCGAAGCGGACCCGGTCGAGACGAAGCAAGCGGTCACTGCCGCATCGGCTGCACCGCGGAAACAGAATAACGGACGGTTCTCACCGGCCGTCATCCGACTCGCCAACGAGAATGCAATCGATTTGAACGAGCTCGACGGCAGCGGCCTCGGCGGTCGCATCACGCGCAAAGACGTCCTTCGCTATTTGTCGGAAGGCCGTCCGGTCAAACCGGAAGCGGCGACGCAAGCTCCGGTTCAAGAGACGATGACACAAACGAAGCTCGACGTGCCTGAGACGGTCGCGGCACCGGCTGTAACGCAGCCTGCCCCGGCAGCCAGCTCGTCGTCGGACCGAGTCGAACTCATTCCGACGGCCGGTGTCCGTCAAGCGATCGCGAACAACATGGTACGCTCGAAACATGAGGCCCCGCATGCGTGGCTCATGATCGAGGTCGATGTGACGAACCTCGTCGCAGCCCGGGCTAAGTTGAAAGACGAGTTCTTCAAACGGGAAGGTGTCAAGCTGACGTTCATGCCGTTCTTCATGAAGGCGGCCATCGAGGCGCTGAAAAAACATCCGATGATGAACTCCGAATGGGCAGGCGATCACATCAAAGTCCATCAAGACATCCATCTATCGGTCGCCGTCGCGGCGAACGATGCCCTCTACGTCCCGGTCATCAAGCATGCGGACGAGAAGAACATCAAAGGTCTCGCTGTCGCCCTTCAAGACGTCGCGGCCCGTGCCCGCGCCAATCGCTTGAAAGCGGACGAGATGCGGGGCGGCACGTTCACGATCAACAACACGGGTGCGTTCGGTTCAATCCAATCGGCCCCGATTCTGAATTACCCGCAAGCGGCGATTTTGTCGGTCGAGTCGATCGTGAAGCGCCCGGTATGGGTGAACGGGATGTTCGCGGCGCGCGATATGGTCAACTTGTGCATGTCGGTCGACCACCGCGTCCTCGACGGTCTCGTCGCCGGTCAGTTCTTGCAGGCAATCAAACAGTCGCTTGAATCGATCAATCCCGACACGTATACGCTCTATTGATTCACGTCCTGCCTTCAGTCGAAGGCAGGATTTTTCATATAAAAAAGCCACGGATCCGTTTCCGTGGCGGTAGAAGTCAAATGGAGCGTTCGATTAACGTTTCGAGGTCACGCCGGATGCGCTCGGGCGAGGCGAGCTCGGCGTTCGTGTAGCTGAGGCGGTGTGTCGACTCGTCGGTCCCCGTCAAATCGGCGAACAGGCTGCCGAGGTTATGGACGCTCTTGTCGACTTGAATCAATAAATCTAGCGACGACTCCGTTTGCAGCATGACGACTTCGAGCTCATCAAGTTTGCGTCCGTAGCTCGTCCCGTTCGGTGAATATTCGAGTTCTTGGGCAATCGGGAGGCGACCGGAACGATGGCGGGCCGGAAGCATCTCAGTATCGGCCTTCTTCAAGCGGAAGCCGATGTCGTCGAGCACGTCGAGGACGACCTGCTGGGCCTGGTTCGGTTTGACGAGAATCGAGTCCTCGTCTTTCGGGTCGACGGCCTGGGCGATGTCGAGGCCGGTCTCGATCCATGATTTGGACTGGCTGACCGAGATCGGTGTGTTGTACGGGACCTCGATCGTGAACGGGATCTCTTTCACTTCCTCAGGACCGATCATGAACGGCGCCTCATTCAACAAGATCTTCTCGATCGTGAACGTCGAATACGTCGTCTTGTCGTTCACCTCATGTTTATAGAGCGTGTTGAAGAAGATGTAAATCCGGTCGACCGATTGTTCGGTGCTGCCGCCTTTAATATGGACGACACCGTCGAGCGTCCCGCCAGGCACACAGGCGCTCTCGGTGAGTCGCGTGTCCACTGTCGCGGCGCCGATTCCAATCGATGATAATAACTTTTTGAACATACAATGATCCTCCTTTGACGTTTGCACGTGTTCGTGTAATAGTATGTACGAATACACGTGAACAAAAGTTTCGAAACTATTGAAAAAAGGATGAACGCAGTGGAATATACAGAGTTAAAACAGCGGCTCGCTGATGTGATTCACCAAAACGAGCTCGTGACGGCGACAATCAGCCAACCCCGCCTCAAGTCGAACGATTTGCGCCGGATCAAACTTAAACCGGTCTTATTGAAAGGCGAGTACCATATACAGTTCGAATACCAATTTGAACGGGTGATGAAACATAAAAATCTCACGTCGGACGAGGCGGTCATCGAACTCGAGGAACTGCTCGAGACGTTTCGCCAAGGACAGTTTCAACTGAAGGCATCCGAGCTCCATTTCCAACTGTCTAAAAAGTTTAAAGTGACGTTCAAAGAACGCGAGACGGCCGTCAAACAAGTGCAGCTGAGCCATAACCGCGAGAAGCAGTACGTGTTGCCGCTCGATGAACCGGTACCGTTCCTCATCCGTCTCGGTGTCCAGTCCGAGGACGGAAAAGTGAAACGTCAAAAATACGATAAGTTCAAACAAATCAACCGTTTCCTCGAATTTATCGAGGACTCGATTAAACACTTGCCGACCGACCGGACCGTCCGGATTCTTGACTTCGGATCTGGAAAGTCGTATTTAACGTTCGCCCTCTACCACTTCCTGCATGAGATGAAAGGGTACGACGTTCATATCACCGGGCTTGATTTGAAGAAAGAAGTCATCGAGGAGTGTGCGGGGATCGCCCGTGACCTCGGCTATGAACGTCTCGAGTTCCTCGTCGGCGACATCAACGAGTTCGAAGGCGA
This genomic interval carries:
- a CDS encoding sigma 54-interacting transcriptional regulator, which translates into the protein MNKRLMIVGAGKGGTEVLKMLLDSPLVTVVAVIDPEATAEGVQLARNHGIMTAGDWRVCADKRLDFVIETTGRSETFDELKEHFADAVVLPGEFIRIVVERLKQNQQMLEAIIDCTSEAISVADHNGNTILINPSYTRLTGFKKEDVVDKPATADIGMQESVHLKVLSTGQGVRDIRMQIGATRRDILVNAEPIIVEGKLRGSVGVIRDVSQIRALRDELQEAKTRIRNLEAKYQFADIIATSDKMRFVIEQARLAAVTPVTVLIRGESGTGKELFAHAIHGESPRKYKKFVRVNCAAISPTLLESELFGYEDGAFSGAKRGGKVGYFEEADGGSLFLDEIGELPVDVQVKLLRVLQEHEIVRVGGTSAIPVDVRIIAATNADLELKVADGTFREDLYYRINRMPIHIPPLRDRLEEIEPLCERIVRKLNQEYGRSVRGVNLEATELLKSQYWKGNVRELENVLGRAMIYMASTEQWIAPHHLQLSPRVTSTRPTDALSLHDAVARYERDLIERAIEDADGNKSEAARRLHISIRTLYNKLERLQ
- the yqiS gene encoding phosphate butyryltransferase, with translation MNFERMLDQAKQLDGRTVSIAGAADVEVIRAVKLATDHGLSRFKLIGDAREIKRLCDEHDIDEDAVDIIHVKGDKNIAKRATLAVRTGEADVLMKGMVATSTFMKAVLSRETGLRTNRTLSHIALFQIPNRERLIGVTDAAIHIAPTLDEKVEIIHNAVAAMHDIGYASPKVAAIGAVEVVNPQMTATLDAALLSQMNRRGQIKGCVVDGPLALDNAVDMVAAKQKGIASEVAGQADLLLVPYIEVGNVLYKSMMYFAGASVAAIVVGAAAPVVLTSRADTAEAKLYSLAFALLHAKK
- a CDS encoding Glu/Leu/Phe/Val family dehydrogenase; amino-acid sequence: MMETNMEPRFRIFDVLQAEDYEQIVFCQDQASGLKAIIAIHDTTLGPALGGLRMWNYASEEEALTDVLRLAKGMTYKNAAAGLNLGGGKAVIIGNAKTDKSEALFRAFGRYVQSLSGRYITAEDVNTTVADMDFIHMETDYVTGVSPAFGSSGNPSPVTAYGVYRGMKAAAKWKFGSDSLAGKTVAVQGVGNVAYNLCRHLHEEGAHLVVTDINEEALKRAETDFGATVVKPDEIYAVDCDIFAPCALGAVINDKTIPMLKAQIVAGAANNQLAEDRHGDVLEERGILYAPDFVINAGGVINVADELEGYNRERAMKKVELIYDNMQRVFEIAERDGVPTHVAAEKMAEERIQMMSRSRSQFLKVEKSLLGGR
- the buk gene encoding butyrate kinase encodes the protein MTRQLILAINPGSTSTKVGLFDGTDEIMSRTVRHGADVTGLSLPEQLPHREREVRDLLAETGIAGEELSAIVGRGGLLAPMTSGTYAVNPLMREDLASGRFGMHASNLGGLLAHKLGDLFQVPNFIVDPVVVDELGPLARATGMPEINRRSIFHALNQKAVAKRFAAENGSDYNELNLVIAHLGGGITVGAHAKGKVIDVNNGLDGDGPLAPERAGSIPVGQVVELCYSTRYKESEMKQKIVGRGGLFAHLGTFDAIEIEQRMADGDEQAALLYETMAYRVAQEIAKHGATLRGDVDAILLTGGIAYSTWLTEQISARVGYLAPVHIYPGEDELKALAEGAFRAIRHEEAVREYEGDTHGTRI
- the lpdA gene encoding dihydrolipoyl dehydrogenase, which translates into the protein MAREFEIVVIGGGPGGYVAAIKAAQAGKTVAIVEAEKLGGTCLHKGCIPTKALLKAAHVYQTAKHGSAYGVETGAVTFNMERAQSFKRDLVAGLEKGIEHLMKQGKIEVFRGKASILGPSIFSPQPGTVAVEDASGESELILPNQLIIATGSIPRELPGLPFDHTRILNSDDLLQFEQLPDSIAIVGGGVIGVEWASMLIDLDVNVTLIEVGERLLPLEDKAVSREVERLLKKRGVKVKKNVTVDPERTIVSSDDVALAVGDETISVDCVLVSVGRVANTEHLGLQNTSIVVENGVIQVDEQYRTKERHIFAIGDCIGKLQLAHVASAEGVKAVETILGHEPTPLDYALIPRCVYGVPEVASVGMTEETAKAAGHEVKTGTYRFNGLGKARIEGQADGFVKLVSDKETDDLLGVHIVGPKATELITEGGLALVLNATAWEMGQLVHPHPALSEAFQEAALAVDGLPIHA
- a CDS encoding thiamine pyrophosphate-dependent dehydrogenase E1 component subunit alpha, whose protein sequence is MTVNSYEELGLTKQDLGAMYETMVRARKIDERMWKLNRAGKIPFVVSCQGQEAAQVGAAFALEKGTDYILPYYRDVAVVLHFGQTARDLMLSAFAKAEDPNSGGRQMPGHFGSKQHRIVTGSSPVTTQVPHAVGVALAAKLKKEELVTFVSFGEGSSNQGDFHEGANFAGVHKLPVILFCENNKYAISVPLSKQLACERVSDRAKGYGMPGVTVDGTDPIAVYVVVKEARARALRGEGPTLIEAEVERLVPHSSDDDDKAYRSVEELANLKNRDGNQLFRKRLIEDGVMTEEELAEIEANVDREVNEATAYADKAPYASPESTMDHVYEGEM
- a CDS encoding alpha-ketoacid dehydrogenase subunit beta, coding for MKTFIEAINEAIHEEMERDENVFVLGEDVGVRGGVFRATQGLIEKYGEDRVIDAPLAESAIAGVGIGAAMYGMRPIAEMQFADFIMPAVNQIVSEAAKIRYRSNNDWTCPMVIRAPFGGGIHGALYHSQSVEAMFNSTPGLKVVIPSDPVDAKGLLKSAIRSNDPVLFFEHKRAYRLLKADIPTDDYTVEIGKAAVKREGDDITIITYGLCVHMAQEAAKTLEGEGISTHILDLRTIYPLDQEGIVEAVKKTGKVLLVTEDNKEGSIIGEVAAIIAEKALFELDAPIERLAGPDVPSMPYAPPMEKFFIVSPEKIAERARQLAAF
- a CDS encoding dihydrolipoamide acetyltransferase family protein encodes the protein MEQTIKMPQLGESVTEGTITTFLVKPGDRVEEYEPLAEVMTDKVTAEIPATSAGVVKQILISEGDTVAVGTPVLVMEVEGAESAPAKAEVEVEPAQVEADPVETKQAVTAASAAPRKQNNGRFSPAVIRLANENAIDLNELDGSGLGGRITRKDVLRYLSEGRPVKPEAATQAPVQETMTQTKLDVPETVAAPAVTQPAPAASSSSDRVELIPTAGVRQAIANNMVRSKHEAPHAWLMIEVDVTNLVAARAKLKDEFFKREGVKLTFMPFFMKAAIEALKKHPMMNSEWAGDHIKVHQDIHLSVAVAANDALYVPVIKHADEKNIKGLAVALQDVAARARANRLKADEMRGGTFTINNTGAFGSIQSAPILNYPQAAILSVESIVKRPVWVNGMFAARDMVNLCMSVDHRVLDGLVAGQFLQAIKQSLESINPDTYTLY
- a CDS encoding sporulation protein, with the protein product MFKKLLSSIGIGAATVDTRLTESACVPGGTLDGVVHIKGGSTEQSVDRIYIFFNTLYKHEVNDKTTYSTFTIEKILLNEAPFMIGPEEVKEIPFTIEVPYNTPISVSQSKSWIETGLDIAQAVDPKDEDSILVKPNQAQQVVLDVLDDIGFRLKKADTEMLPARHRSGRLPIAQELEYSPNGTSYGRKLDELEVVMLQTESSLDLLIQVDKSVHNLGSLFADLTGTDESTHRLSYTNAELASPERIRRDLETLIERSI
- a CDS encoding class I SAM-dependent methyltransferase; its protein translation is MEYTELKQRLADVIHQNELVTATISQPRLKSNDLRRIKLKPVLLKGEYHIQFEYQFERVMKHKNLTSDEAVIELEELLETFRQGQFQLKASELHFQLSKKFKVTFKERETAVKQVQLSHNREKQYVLPLDEPVPFLIRLGVQSEDGKVKRQKYDKFKQINRFLEFIEDSIKHLPTDRTVRILDFGSGKSYLTFALYHFLHEMKGYDVHITGLDLKKEVIEECAGIARDLGYERLEFLVGDINEFEGETAVDMVVTLHACDVATDMALARAVRWGAKVILSVPCCQKELNRQLEAPSLDVMLQHGLIKERFAALATDSIRAELLGLVGYEAQLLEFIDMEHTPKNILIRAYLTNREATDEARARYVAFKTLLNATPFLEGQLSDRLVLTDPQDVK